One genomic segment of [Phormidium] sp. ETS-05 includes these proteins:
- a CDS encoding DUF3370 domain-containing protein — translation MHQKQNPLPIGFSFILLLLAVAGCSTKKPGFPDLQSPLSQGVAAAKPGETANATPTTAKEIIQPGEVRPLPGKLDEVPMFNSNSPEWIKKEGILLSAFPSQGKTTPAAHLNFPLEGKFELFAHHFTHTPPDLQTLYIGVIVNNPGVQPVTIDISEAASYLMVPDAPFQEKPAMSENPQGEVYSGPGIRAVDNILRGIRQADFPAQIVIPPGQSQMLLNHPIPVRDLAKPVNGRSTFMRLQSNGKVYVASMAMYAKKNSAGTERAPTLAEWQLLLETGGFAQPRDKTPTPPGATGGALIYSRVAGVQQGSKWETTITDEGANQLRIPKPGQAISYGISTLRAGTLGTGQSQSAQLLVRYPDTAYESHGNYGVHYDLTLPLQNSSEKPQKVTVTLETPQKEERLSKGGLIFRQPPWDFPFFRGTVRLRYQDDQGVAVTRYVHLWHRRGQLLPPLIELNLASGEVRSVRVNFLYPPDATPPQVLTVRTLGGDI, via the coding sequence ATGCACCAGAAACAAAACCCCCTCCCCATTGGTTTTTCCTTCATCCTCTTGCTCCTGGCAGTAGCGGGCTGCTCCACAAAGAAACCGGGTTTTCCTGACCTGCAATCACCCTTATCCCAGGGTGTTGCTGCCGCGAAACCCGGAGAAACAGCCAACGCCACCCCAACCACTGCCAAAGAAATCATCCAACCGGGGGAAGTCCGCCCCCTACCGGGTAAATTGGATGAAGTCCCTATGTTTAACAGCAACAGTCCCGAATGGATTAAAAAAGAAGGGATTTTGTTGTCAGCATTTCCCAGCCAGGGTAAAACCACCCCAGCCGCTCATCTCAATTTTCCTTTAGAAGGCAAATTCGAGCTATTCGCACACCACTTTACTCACACACCCCCAGATTTACAAACTCTCTACATCGGCGTCATCGTTAATAACCCCGGAGTACAGCCCGTTACCATAGATATATCGGAAGCAGCCAGCTATTTAATGGTACCAGACGCACCGTTTCAGGAAAAACCCGCCATGAGCGAAAATCCCCAAGGGGAGGTTTATTCCGGTCCCGGCATTCGCGCTGTGGATAACATCTTACGGGGCATCAGGCAGGCAGATTTTCCGGCTCAAATTGTCATTCCTCCCGGGCAAAGTCAGATGTTGTTAAATCACCCCATTCCCGTGCGAGATTTAGCAAAACCGGTTAACGGTCGTTCCACATTTATGCGCTTACAAAGCAATGGTAAAGTTTATGTGGCATCAATGGCTATGTATGCCAAGAAAAATAGCGCTGGTACGGAACGCGCCCCAACCTTGGCGGAATGGCAGTTACTGTTAGAAACTGGGGGTTTCGCTCAACCCCGGGATAAAACTCCTACACCGCCAGGAGCTACTGGGGGAGCCCTAATTTACAGTCGGGTGGCAGGAGTGCAGCAGGGTTCTAAATGGGAAACTACGATTACTGATGAAGGCGCCAACCAACTAAGGATTCCAAAACCAGGTCAGGCCATTTCTTATGGTATTAGTACCTTACGCGCTGGAACTTTGGGCACGGGTCAATCTCAATCTGCCCAATTGTTGGTACGTTATCCCGATACGGCTTACGAGTCTCATGGCAATTATGGCGTGCATTATGACTTGACTTTGCCCCTGCAAAACTCCTCGGAAAAACCCCAAAAGGTGACTGTGACTCTGGAGACGCCGCAGAAAGAGGAACGGTTATCTAAAGGGGGTTTAATTTTCCGGCAACCACCTTGGGATTTTCCATTTTTCCGGGGAACTGTGCGTTTGCGCTACCAAGATGATCAGGGTGTTGCAGTGACGCGCTATGTGCATTTATGGCATCGGCGCGGTCAACTGTTGCCTCCTCTGATAGAGTTGAATTTGGCTAGTGGGGAAGTGCGATCGGTGCGGGTGAATTTTCTCTATCCGCCAGATGCGACTCCGCCCCAGGTGCTGACGGTGCGTACTTTGGGGGGGGATATCTAA
- a CDS encoding NAD(P)-dependent alcohol dehydrogenase, translating into MQVDEVEIRVTHNGLCHTDIHMRDNDWNVSQYPLVAGHEVVGVVTAVGEKVHSLQPGDRVGVGWIRNSCRVCDHCLQGQENICRQGYSGLIVGNYGGFADRLRVAADFTYKIPDALDSASAAPLLCAGITVYTPLRTYIKHPGTKVGVMGIGGLGHLAIKFARAMGAEVTALSTSPDKEAEAKEFGAHHFQKWGTAEEMKAVAGSLDLVVSTISSTTDWDAAFSLLATNGVLCFLGIPVSSLNLPLIPLIFGQKSVVGSVVGGRHFMREMLDFAAVNQIKPMIETMPLSQVNEAMDKVAANKARYRIVLLSE; encoded by the coding sequence TTGCAAGTAGATGAAGTGGAAATCCGCGTCACTCATAATGGTCTGTGCCATACAGATATTCATATGCGGGATAATGACTGGAATGTGAGTCAATATCCTTTAGTAGCGGGCCATGAGGTGGTGGGAGTCGTTACCGCTGTGGGAGAAAAAGTGCATTCTCTGCAACCGGGCGATCGGGTGGGGGTTGGCTGGATCAGAAACTCCTGCCGAGTGTGTGACCATTGCTTGCAAGGACAAGAAAATATCTGTCGTCAAGGCTATAGTGGTCTGATTGTGGGGAATTATGGCGGTTTTGCCGATCGCCTGCGCGTTGCCGCAGATTTTACCTATAAAATTCCCGATGCCTTGGACTCCGCCAGTGCAGCTCCCCTATTATGTGCTGGAATTACAGTTTACACCCCCTTGCGCACCTATATCAAACACCCAGGAACCAAAGTGGGAGTGATGGGAATTGGCGGACTCGGACATCTGGCAATAAAATTTGCCCGGGCGATGGGAGCTGAAGTCACAGCACTTTCTACCTCCCCTGACAAAGAAGCGGAAGCCAAAGAATTTGGGGCGCATCACTTCCAAAAGTGGGGAACCGCTGAAGAAATGAAAGCAGTTGCTGGCAGTCTAGATTTGGTAGTTTCTACCATTTCCTCCACCACTGATTGGGATGCGGCATTTAGTTTATTAGCCACCAATGGAGTTTTGTGTTTTCTGGGGATTCCCGTGTCCAGCCTGAACTTGCCCCTAATTCCCTTAATCTTTGGGCAAAAGTCTGTGGTGGGTAGCGTCGTCGGTGGACGGCACTTTATGCGCGAAATGTTAGATTTTGCGGCGGTGAATCAGATTAAACCGATGATTGAAACTATGCCGCTGAGTCAGGTTAATGAGGCAATGGATAAGGTGGCGGCGAATAAAGCTCGCTATCGGATTGTGTTGTTGTCCGAGTAA
- a CDS encoding NAD(P)/FAD-dependent oxidoreductase, with the protein MATVKDTTDVVVIGSGIGGLSCAALLAKYGLEVIVCESHAIPGGAAHSFERNGYKFDSGPSLHSGLSYRPSSNPLRHVLDAIGETVPCTTYDIWGCWLPEGNFNAAVGADQFCEVLQNLRGKQAVAQWRQLQRVMEPYAKAATALPPAAGRFDWGAIFTIGKFLPALLPHIASFPKLSGPFSEIADEVVKDEFIRNWLNLLCFMLSGLPANATSAAEMAFMFAQWYRPGVLLDYPLGGGGAIIDALVRGLQKHGGELVLNAHVETVLVAGNRATGVRLRGGKEIRARRSVVSNASVWDMLQLLPDGSVPQRFREERQAIPPCDSFMHLHLGIDAKGLPDDLACHHMVVNDWEKGVTAEQNVVAVSIPSLLDPSLAPPGKHGIHVYTPATEPYALWEGLDRRSEAYAQLKQERSDVMWRALERILPDIRSRCELTLVGTPLTHERFLRRHRGSYGPAIAAGKGFFPGPGTPLEGLLCCGDGTFPGIGVPAVAASGMLAANTIVSVAKHLQMLDDIRW; encoded by the coding sequence ATGGCCACAGTTAAAGACACAACAGATGTAGTAGTAATTGGCAGCGGGATTGGCGGTTTAAGCTGTGCGGCCCTGCTGGCAAAATACGGCTTAGAAGTCATAGTTTGCGAAAGTCACGCCATCCCTGGTGGCGCCGCCCACAGTTTTGAGCGCAACGGCTATAAGTTTGATTCCGGTCCGTCTCTCCATTCTGGACTCTCCTATCGCCCCTCCTCCAACCCCTTACGCCACGTATTGGACGCTATTGGGGAAACTGTCCCCTGCACTACTTACGATATTTGGGGATGTTGGCTCCCAGAAGGGAATTTCAACGCCGCTGTGGGTGCGGACCAGTTTTGTGAGGTACTGCAAAACCTGCGGGGGAAACAAGCTGTAGCCCAATGGCGCCAACTGCAGCGGGTGATGGAGCCTTACGCCAAAGCCGCCACCGCACTCCCGCCAGCAGCGGGGCGTTTCGACTGGGGCGCTATCTTCACTATCGGCAAGTTTTTGCCCGCCCTACTACCCCATATCGCCAGTTTCCCCAAACTGAGTGGACCGTTTAGCGAAATCGCGGACGAAGTGGTGAAAGATGAATTTATCCGCAATTGGCTAAATTTGCTCTGTTTCATGCTTTCGGGGCTGCCTGCAAATGCCACCAGTGCAGCGGAAATGGCGTTTATGTTTGCGCAATGGTATCGCCCCGGGGTGCTACTGGACTATCCCCTGGGGGGTGGTGGCGCTATTATTGATGCTTTGGTGCGGGGTTTGCAAAAACATGGCGGCGAGTTGGTTCTTAACGCTCATGTGGAAACTGTGCTGGTGGCAGGAAACCGCGCCACTGGGGTGCGTCTGCGCGGTGGCAAGGAAATTCGGGCACGCCGATCGGTGGTTTCTAATGCCTCAGTGTGGGATATGCTGCAACTGCTGCCAGATGGGTCCGTACCTCAGCGGTTTCGAGAAGAAAGGCAAGCTATCCCCCCCTGCGACAGTTTTATGCACCTGCATCTGGGAATTGATGCTAAAGGACTGCCTGACGACCTCGCTTGTCATCATATGGTAGTGAATGATTGGGAAAAAGGGGTGACAGCAGAACAAAATGTGGTAGCGGTGTCGATTCCTTCTTTGCTGGACCCGTCTTTGGCGCCGCCTGGAAAACATGGGATTCACGTTTACACCCCAGCTACTGAACCTTACGCGCTTTGGGAGGGACTGGACCGCCGCAGTGAGGCTTATGCGCAGTTGAAACAGGAGCGATCGGACGTGATGTGGCGCGCTTTAGAGCGAATTTTACCGGATATTCGCAGCCGATGCGAATTAACCCTGGTGGGAACGCCGTTAACCCATGAGCGGTTTTTGCGCCGTCATCGGGGTTCATATGGACCAGCAATTGCAGCGGGTAAAGGTTTCTTTCCCGGACCGGGAACGCCTCTAGAAGGGTTGCTCTGCTGTGGTGATGGTACATTCCCCGGAATTGGCGTCCCAGCAGTGGCGGCGAGTGGGATGTTGGCGGCAAATACGATCGTTTCCGTGGCCAAACATTTGCAAATGCTGGATGATATCCGGTGGTAA
- a CDS encoding Uma2 family endonuclease, translating into MTIAQQAEPKTYSFDEFITWYPESSKVRYELHNGVIIEMPKPKVKHSNLTGAIIEQILITIRQMGKGGIWTIPRKSIVKTKRELSGYEPDIIVLNQEVIGAEPRWESESIIQNPESVKLIVEVVSTNWRDDYYHKLRDYEEMGIEEYWIIDYAALGAIKFIGNPKQPTIFVCHLVDGEYQMNAFTDNSPIVSQTLHQFNLSAEQIFAMAL; encoded by the coding sequence ATGACTATAGCCCAACAAGCCGAACCCAAAACATACAGCTTTGATGAGTTTATAACCTGGTATCCCGAAAGCTCAAAAGTTCGGTATGAACTACATAATGGAGTGATTATAGAAATGCCCAAGCCCAAGGTAAAACATTCAAACCTAACCGGGGCTATAATCGAGCAAATATTGATAACTATCAGACAGATGGGCAAAGGCGGAATTTGGACTATTCCTAGAAAATCGATTGTCAAAACCAAACGGGAACTATCGGGTTACGAGCCGGATATCATCGTGTTGAACCAAGAAGTTATTGGTGCGGAACCTCGGTGGGAAAGCGAATCGATTATCCAAAATCCTGAATCTGTAAAATTAATTGTCGAAGTGGTTTCAACGAATTGGCGTGATGATTATTATCATAAACTTAGAGATTATGAAGAAATGGGCATAGAAGAATATTGGATTATTGACTACGCCGCATTGGGGGCGATAAAATTTATTGGCAATCCCAAGCAACCCACCATTTTTGTTTGTCATTTGGTTGACGGAGAATACCAGATGAATGCTTTTACGGACAATAGTCCTATTGTTTCCCAGACTTTGCACCAATTCAACTTATCCGCAGAGCAGATTTTCGCTATGGCTTTGTAG
- a CDS encoding MotA/TolQ/ExbB proton channel family protein: MWPLLFLSILSLATILERVVFWTSVTLKEKELVNRVLEAARYDWRVAHEIARQASKQPVGRFLYAPLRLQNPDPEVFKLALEAAADNELTAMRRGEKVLEAVIALAPLLGLLGTVLGLIKSLGSITLGDIGTDAAREVTTGIGEALITTATGLILAIFTAAFYRMFQGFLFSQIKMFRKCGNELELLYRQYWPYAPKTIPTSPEPEADISAETPAYPSEREPNRQDSTINGASPTLPPPEAQTQLPPEDQEPPPNVGPSTTIQ; encoded by the coding sequence ATGTGGCCGCTCCTATTTCTCTCCATCCTCTCCCTCGCCACCATCCTAGAAAGAGTGGTATTCTGGACAAGCGTTACCCTCAAAGAAAAAGAACTCGTTAACCGCGTCTTAGAAGCCGCCCGATATGATTGGCGAGTTGCCCACGAAATCGCCCGCCAAGCCAGCAAGCAGCCCGTGGGCAGATTTCTCTACGCCCCCCTGCGGCTGCAAAACCCCGACCCCGAAGTATTCAAACTCGCCCTCGAAGCCGCCGCCGACAACGAACTTACCGCCATGCGTCGGGGCGAAAAAGTCCTCGAAGCTGTCATCGCTCTTGCCCCCCTCTTGGGTCTTCTGGGCACCGTTTTGGGTCTAATTAAATCCCTCGGTTCCATCACCCTCGGCGACATTGGCACCGACGCCGCCCGTGAAGTCACCACCGGTATCGGTGAAGCCCTCATCACCACCGCCACCGGTCTCATTCTCGCCATTTTCACCGCCGCCTTTTACCGGATGTTTCAAGGCTTCTTATTCTCCCAAATCAAAATGTTCCGCAAATGCGGTAACGAACTAGAATTGCTCTATCGCCAATATTGGCCCTACGCTCCCAAAACTATCCCTACATCCCCGGAACCGGAAGCAGACATATCGGCTGAAACTCCCGCCTACCCCTCGGAACGAGAACCCAACCGCCAAGACTCAACCATCAACGGCGCCTCTCCTACCCTTCCCCCACCAGAAGCCCAAACCCAGCTCCCACCAGAAGACCAGGAGCCTCCCCCGAACGTCGGCCCCTCTACCACCATCCAGTAG
- a CDS encoding NAD(+) kinase translates to MPKAGIIYNDAKPIACQVAEKWFGELTAAGWEVVMATGAGGILGYSSPEKPVCHTPIESLVPARFDRDMTFVLVLGGDGTVLSGCRQLAPCGIPILAVNTGHMGFLTEAYLNQLPEAMAKVLAGEYEIEHRTMLTVKVIREHTHIWEALCLNEMVLHREPLTSMCHFEIEVGRHAPVDIAADGVIISTPTGSTAYGLSAGGPVITPGVPVLQLVPICPHSLASRALVFANTEPVTIFPANPNRLVMVVDGNAGCYVLPDDRVRVERSPYTAQFIRLKPPEFFHVLREKLGWGLPHVAKPTSVELP, encoded by the coding sequence GTGCCCAAAGCTGGCATTATTTATAACGACGCTAAACCGATAGCTTGTCAAGTCGCTGAAAAGTGGTTTGGCGAGCTGACTGCTGCTGGTTGGGAAGTTGTGATGGCCACCGGGGCCGGCGGCATTCTCGGCTATTCCAGCCCGGAAAAGCCGGTGTGCCACACCCCGATCGAATCACTTGTACCTGCCCGGTTCGATCGGGATATGACCTTTGTCCTGGTGTTGGGCGGCGATGGCACTGTGCTGTCTGGATGCCGCCAACTAGCTCCTTGCGGCATTCCCATCCTGGCCGTGAATACTGGTCATATGGGTTTCCTCACCGAAGCCTACCTCAACCAGCTACCAGAAGCGATGGCAAAGGTGCTGGCTGGTGAGTATGAAATCGAACACCGGACGATGCTCACGGTGAAGGTGATCAGAGAACATACTCACATCTGGGAAGCTCTCTGTTTAAATGAAATGGTGCTGCACCGGGAACCTTTGACGAGTATGTGCCACTTTGAAATAGAGGTGGGCAGGCACGCTCCGGTTGATATCGCCGCTGATGGGGTGATTATCTCAACCCCCACCGGCTCCACCGCTTACGGTCTCTCCGCAGGCGGTCCGGTGATTACTCCCGGCGTCCCAGTATTACAACTGGTGCCTATCTGCCCTCATTCCCTGGCATCTCGGGCGCTGGTGTTCGCTAATACGGAACCGGTGACGATTTTTCCCGCCAACCCCAACCGTCTGGTGATGGTGGTGGATGGAAATGCTGGGTGTTATGTGCTGCCGGACGATCGGGTACGGGTAGAGCGATCGCCCTACACCGCCCAATTTATCCGCCTCAAACCCCCAGAGTTTTTCCACGTCCTCCGGGAAAAACTCGGCTGGGGACTCCCCCACGTCGCCAAACCCACCTCCGTAGAACTACCCTAA
- a CDS encoding SDR family oxidoreductase, giving the protein MSLLVVGATGTLGRQIARRALDEGYQVKCLVRSFNKASFLKEWGAELVRGNLCAPETLPSALEGVTAIIDAATARATDSLSIRQVDWEGKVALMQAAKAAGVERYIFFSILDNEKYPNVPLMEIKRCNEAFLASSGLTYTTLRLAGFLQGLIGQYAIPILDNQSIWVTGQSAPIAYMNTQDIAKFAVRALSVPETENKTFPVVGSRAWNADEIIQVCERLSGKTAKVNRIPIGLLRGVRGITQFFQWGWNVADRLAFAEVLASGKPLVAPMDDVYTVFGLDPKDTATLEAYMQEYFSRILKKLKELDYEKGKGKNHSKRKIPF; this is encoded by the coding sequence ATGAGCTTATTGGTTGTCGGTGCCACTGGTACCCTGGGCAGACAAATCGCCCGCCGCGCCCTAGATGAAGGCTATCAGGTCAAATGTTTGGTCCGCAGTTTCAACAAAGCGTCTTTTTTAAAAGAATGGGGCGCTGAATTGGTGCGGGGAAACCTTTGCGCTCCCGAAACCCTCCCCAGTGCCCTCGAAGGCGTCACCGCTATTATCGATGCGGCTACTGCGAGGGCTACGGATTCCCTCAGCATTAGACAGGTTGACTGGGAGGGCAAAGTTGCCCTGATGCAAGCAGCCAAAGCTGCCGGAGTTGAGCGGTACATTTTCTTTTCAATTCTGGATAACGAAAAGTACCCCAATGTGCCCCTGATGGAAATCAAGAGATGCAATGAAGCATTTCTGGCATCATCGGGGTTGACATACACTACCTTGAGATTAGCGGGCTTCCTGCAGGGCCTGATTGGTCAATACGCTATTCCCATTCTGGATAATCAGTCGATCTGGGTGACGGGACAATCTGCCCCGATCGCCTATATGAACACCCAAGACATCGCGAAATTCGCTGTCCGCGCTCTTTCTGTGCCAGAAACAGAAAACAAAACTTTTCCCGTGGTTGGTTCGAGAGCGTGGAACGCTGATGAAATCATTCAGGTGTGCGAGCGCCTTTCGGGCAAAACTGCTAAAGTAAATCGCATCCCGATCGGGCTGCTGCGCGGCGTGCGCGGAATTACCCAATTTTTCCAGTGGGGCTGGAATGTGGCAGACAGACTGGCTTTTGCCGAGGTGCTGGCTTCTGGGAAACCCCTGGTAGCGCCGATGGATGATGTTTACACCGTGTTCGGCTTAGACCCGAAAGACACCGCCACCCTGGAAGCCTATATGCAAGAATACTTCAGCCGCATTTTGAAGAAATTAAAGGAATTAGATTACGAAAAGGGGAAAGGCAAAAATCACTCCAAAAGAAAGATTCCTTTCTAA
- a CDS encoding DUF3611 family protein, with protein sequence MRNDSEPKALPPTVQRAIPAFRIGGWISFWVQVVLAVVAGIIFLFAVLFERSRTGDTASNPGTGAGIFFAVAGLVALGISIYWAFRYTRLARQLGAAQPGLRPRKADAIQMLRIGVIVNLSGMALSLMAAESITGILLGKALQPQGGRFRTDLSLDQFIQPLDIFVVLANTHTIVAHFAGLLTALCLIDWLGRQSRS encoded by the coding sequence ATGCGCAACGACTCAGAACCAAAAGCCCTGCCACCCACAGTCCAGCGAGCAATCCCCGCATTTCGCATCGGCGGCTGGATCAGCTTCTGGGTGCAAGTAGTTTTAGCCGTAGTTGCAGGCATCATTTTTCTATTCGCCGTTTTATTTGAACGCTCCCGCACCGGCGACACCGCCAGCAACCCCGGCACCGGCGCAGGCATCTTCTTTGCCGTCGCCGGACTCGTAGCCCTCGGAATCAGCATCTATTGGGCATTTCGCTACACCCGCCTTGCTCGCCAGCTCGGCGCCGCACAACCAGGACTGCGCCCCCGCAAAGCCGACGCCATCCAAATGCTCCGCATCGGCGTCATCGTGAATTTATCAGGCATGGCCCTAAGCCTGATGGCAGCCGAATCCATCACCGGTATTCTCTTGGGCAAAGCTCTCCAGCCCCAAGGCGGTAGATTTCGCACGGACCTGAGTCTCGATCAATTCATCCAACCCCTGGATATTTTCGTCGTCCTCGCCAACACCCACACCATTGTTGCTCACTTCGCGGGTTTGCTCACGGCCCTATGTCTGATTGACTGGCTCGGTCGTCAATCTAGATCCTAG
- a CDS encoding serine/threonine-protein kinase produces the protein MSYCINPKCPKPADPLNAQNRICRHCGSALFIQGRYRVTGLLGEGGFAKTFEVDDRGTPKVLKVLQLGQSKAVSLFQREADVLQKLRHPGIPRVEAGDYFTFSPRHSTAEVHCLVMQKIEGCNLEEWLNHKQHKPISQRQALDWLRQLTEILREIHSHQYFHRDIKPTNIMLQPGGKLALIDFGSVRQVSGTYLAKMGVGHQGTIIASKGYAPPEQENGHPVPQSDFFALGRTFVHLLTARHPLEFYDAFTDELRWRQAAPHISPELADFIDYLTQRLPGQRPQNTQVILQCLGAIDQAGQKSRSFIVHQKSPKASHHPHPPTLSPKGGKIKARKVFSWKMPLLALSGLVLLPGLAWTQVKIYPYLTSIIPSESPPKFTQSPPKAKIATAAIPVSAPAPISPTKTLAGHSQDVRSVAFSPDGKTLASGSLDGTIKLWDLAKGQTRQTLKADTAPGEMVYSLLAISPDGEILASNSGSRGSIEIWNLKTGKLLQEVQAQTAGVAAIAISPNGDIFATGSPDGTIQLWNLPGGTQINSFSLHIGPVQALAISPDGQTLATGFQNGSIKLSPLNPGNDSSPEDNQGLSHTILVGHVNKVHTVAFSPDGKILATGSADNTIRLWDVATGKLRHTLSNSQGIIYSVAFTGDGDILASGSASGQIQLWNVATGAAIKNLPAHSGLVESVAFSPDGRTLASASTDKTIKIWALP, from the coding sequence ATGAGCTACTGCATTAACCCCAAATGTCCCAAGCCAGCCGACCCCCTCAACGCGCAAAACCGCATTTGTCGCCACTGTGGTTCGGCACTTTTCATCCAAGGACGCTATCGCGTAACCGGGCTGCTGGGTGAAGGCGGTTTCGCCAAAACCTTTGAAGTGGACGATCGCGGCACCCCCAAAGTCCTGAAAGTCCTGCAGCTAGGTCAATCCAAAGCCGTCTCCCTCTTTCAAAGAGAAGCTGATGTATTGCAGAAACTCCGGCATCCCGGCATTCCTCGCGTTGAAGCCGGGGACTATTTCACCTTTTCCCCCCGCCACAGCACAGCCGAAGTTCACTGCCTAGTGATGCAGAAAATCGAAGGCTGTAACCTGGAAGAATGGCTCAACCATAAACAGCACAAACCCATCAGCCAGCGTCAAGCCCTTGACTGGTTGCGCCAGCTTACGGAAATTTTACGGGAAATCCACAGCCACCAATATTTCCACCGGGATATCAAACCCACTAACATCATGTTGCAGCCCGGGGGCAAACTCGCTTTAATTGACTTCGGTTCCGTCCGCCAAGTCAGCGGCACCTATTTGGCGAAAATGGGAGTGGGACATCAAGGCACGATTATCGCTTCTAAGGGTTACGCCCCACCGGAACAGGAAAACGGCCATCCCGTACCCCAATCGGATTTTTTTGCCCTGGGACGCACTTTTGTCCATTTGCTCACCGCTCGCCATCCTTTGGAATTTTACGACGCTTTCACCGACGAGCTACGCTGGCGCCAAGCGGCCCCCCATATTTCCCCAGAATTAGCAGATTTTATCGACTATCTCACCCAACGCTTGCCGGGACAACGCCCCCAAAATACACAGGTGATTTTGCAATGTTTGGGCGCGATCGACCAGGCTGGCCAAAAATCTCGCTCATTTATAGTCCATCAAAAGTCCCCAAAAGCATCCCATCACCCTCATCCCCCAACCCTTTCTCCAAAGGGAGGCAAAATAAAAGCCCGGAAGGTATTTTCCTGGAAAATGCCATTGCTGGCATTAAGCGGCCTAGTGTTACTCCCGGGTTTAGCCTGGACCCAGGTAAAAATTTATCCCTATTTAACTTCTATAATTCCATCTGAATCACCACCAAAATTTACCCAGAGCCCACCAAAGGCGAAGATAGCGACAGCGGCTATACCTGTTTCCGCTCCCGCCCCCATTTCTCCTACCAAAACCCTCGCCGGTCACTCCCAAGACGTTCGCTCTGTAGCTTTCAGTCCCGATGGTAAAACTTTGGCTAGCGGTAGTCTTGATGGCACGATTAAACTGTGGGATTTAGCCAAAGGTCAGACGCGGCAAACTCTCAAGGCGGATACAGCCCCAGGAGAGATGGTTTACTCTTTATTGGCCATTAGCCCAGACGGGGAAATCCTTGCCAGTAACAGTGGTTCTAGGGGTAGCATCGAGATTTGGAATTTGAAGACCGGCAAATTGCTGCAGGAAGTTCAGGCACAAACTGCCGGAGTCGCCGCGATCGCCATCAGTCCCAACGGCGACATTTTCGCCACCGGTTCCCCCGACGGCACCATCCAATTATGGAATTTACCCGGCGGTACTCAGATTAACAGCTTTTCCCTCCATATCGGTCCTGTCCAAGCTCTCGCCATCAGTCCCGACGGTCAAACCCTCGCCACCGGCTTTCAAAACGGCTCCATCAAACTATCCCCCCTCAACCCTGGGAATGACTCCTCCCCAGAGGATAATCAAGGATTGTCTCACACAATTCTTGTCGGTCATGTAAATAAAGTTCATACTGTAGCCTTCTCTCCTGATGGCAAAATCCTGGCCACCGGTAGCGCCGACAACACAATTAGGCTCTGGGATGTCGCCACCGGCAAACTCCGCCACACCTTGTCTAACAGTCAAGGGATTATTTACTCTGTTGCTTTCACTGGTGATGGTGATATCCTGGCTAGCGGTAGTGCTTCTGGCCAAATTCAGCTCTGGAATGTCGCCACCGGTGCTGCCATCAAAAATCTCCCCGCCCATTCTGGATTGGTGGAATCTGTGGCCTTTTCTCCTGACGGTCGCACCCTCGCCAGTGCTAGCACCGACAAAACTATCAAGATTTGGGCCTTACCTTAG
- a CDS encoding bifunctional 4-hydroxy-2-oxoglutarate aldolase/2-dehydro-3-deoxy-phosphogluconate aldolase, with protein MVSVRDCWLNLLQRYRTIAVVRSPRLELGYHMAAAVARSGMGLIEITWNTDRAGELIASLRADFPHLTIGTGTILTLDDLENALSAGAQFIFTPHVSANLIQAAIDAGVPIVPGALSPTEIVTAWQSGASCVKVFPISAVGGASYLQSLRGPLGHIPLIPTGGVTAANAPELLAAGAVAVGLAGDLFPKEMLAASNWDGITHRCHLLHQRLLG; from the coding sequence TTGGTAAGCGTGCGCGATTGTTGGTTAAATTTATTGCAGCGATATCGGACGATCGCCGTCGTCCGGAGCCCCCGGTTAGAATTAGGCTATCACATGGCAGCGGCGGTGGCCCGCTCTGGTATGGGTTTGATTGAGATTACTTGGAACACCGATCGGGCTGGCGAGTTAATTGCTTCGTTGCGGGCTGATTTCCCCCATCTCACTATCGGCACTGGTACTATTTTAACTCTCGATGACCTGGAAAATGCTTTATCTGCTGGTGCCCAATTTATTTTTACTCCCCATGTTAGCGCCAATCTGATCCAAGCGGCCATTGATGCGGGGGTGCCCATTGTCCCGGGGGCGCTTTCCCCCACAGAAATCGTTACCGCTTGGCAATCTGGTGCCTCCTGTGTCAAAGTATTTCCCATCTCTGCTGTTGGTGGTGCCAGCTATCTCCAAAGTCTGCGCGGACCATTAGGCCACATCCCCCTAATTCCTACTGGGGGTGTCACGGCGGCAAATGCACCGGAACTCTTGGCAGCGGGGGCCGTCGCCGTGGGGTTGGCGGGGGATTTATTTCCTAAAGAAATGCTGGCTGCTAGCAATTGGGATGGCATCACCCACCGCTGTCATCTCCTACACCAGCGTCTGCTCGGGTAG